The DNA segment TGCTCCTAGATTTTGTTGTAGTCATTGCATCAACAACATGAATATATAGTCTGTATGCAGAACACCGGATTTCATGAAATCTTTTAATGATTACTAGTAGTAAACATAATGGTCTCTATTTCTTGGTTCGGGTCTGCATACATTCCACAGTACTGTTTTATTCCACCACCTTTccatttaatattaaattttcaaaaaccaTGAGCCTATTTCCGTAAATTGTAGACATAACTTTATCAAAACATGATGTGATTCAGTTTAAGATTACTCAATGCAATGGACTAAACGCCAAATTGGAGACTGACACTTTTACCGAATTGGTCAATGATATGAGGTCGTCAATACAaacaaggaattgtatatttaaatatacaattccttgatacaaattagaaaaaagcAACTGAATGGGTGACGAACAGTTATGccatatttctctaattctatggaaatttacccctttccgaacccattgtataaaaaaaattaaatcaacgtgtggttgctggtgatctcaaaagatcattggatgattttcagggtcatgacctttttagctaggcactggctacggtaacatggaaatgtaacaataataaaaatattattgttacattggagactaattgccGGAATGCATTGTTGGGTAAGGAaccgattaattacgaatgtaacaataattattgaggctacggttacatggcgttattgttacataaaAACAGCAATGTACGATGGGGCTAGTAATATGTACTAATGATAATAAAAGTcaaagacatttattttatatacaatatatacaatgatAACATacgatatttattatttatcatcttttatttgtttttgttctattattaagattacttttactgttgaatggttttatgcgatatccgtttgacgtggctcggtacttatacatctcgtcaatgtgtttgtattggctttcattttttggtgatttgttttgtatatgtgactctttgtatttcttttgtgcttataacgtgactctgtactttaaaagatcccgtcagtatgatatttgtctataatatgtcattatgatatatttctattatgaattactatatacgttgaaccacaaacgtcaaaatcaatctatggcgtagtggaattgacaatttttggattctcataaattctatgtataacttttgaactagtttgaatctcggtctatttctgtaatttattcttacatacttttgattttttaactctgtatgcgtacattgcctatgaatttttttttaaattgtttgtatgcacattgaacaacaaatttatgtgacgtatttaatttttctaacgtcagacactcaaatcaatccatgtgttcttagacagtagatgttattgtgtcctgttaaattgttccctttaaaaagttttggattctcatatattctatgtataatttttggactagtttgaatctcggtctatttctgtaatttattcttacatacttttgattttttaaccctctATGCgttcattgcctatgtaaattttaaaattgtttgtatgcacattgaacgacaaatttatgtgacgtatataatttttctgacgtcggacactcaagtagatccatgtgttcgtggataggtttttgtgtcctgttaaattgttccttttaaaagttttggattctcataaattctatgtataacttttggactagtttgatttctgtaatttattcttacatacttttgattttttaaccctgtctgcgctcattgcctatgtaaaatttaaaattgtttataatccaggtacttttgataactattgtattcacattgaacgacaaatttatgtgacgtatataatttttctgacgtcagacactcaaatcaatccatgtgttcgtagatagtagatgttgttgtgtcctgttaaattgttatacgatgatgactgatgttcccatattttgactattttattgattgtgactgtttatttaacgcatcatgtaaatgtaacggaatttgatgagactgttattaaagtgagagggttagcgctatagaaccaggtttaatccaccattttctacatttgaaaatgcctgtaccaagtcaggaatatgacagttcttgtccattcgtttttgatgcgttttgttttttgattttgccatgtgattatggactttccaaattgattttcctctgagttcagtatttttgtgattttactttttataacaagtattatttagtacatatgaaagaattaagcaacaaaactatagaagatttaattttaataaatctagcgtacattgctgtttttcatgtaacaataacgcaatgtaactgtagcctcaataattattgttacattcgtaattaatcaGTTCCTTACCCAACTTTGCATTCCggcaattagtctccaatgtaacaataatatttttattattgttacatttccatgtaaccgtagccagtgccttttagctaactggatgaatcaaaatttgataacaggtgttaatgaaattgacaacttcgtgcaatgtgaaaggcactcgaaggggattttcggttaacaagaAAAGAACacgtctttttaatcattagagaaacagattcttacatagttactcgtggattatcggatttatccaatctcgatagtggctcggactttaaaattgataatttaactatctcgattggataaatccgataatccactggtatcaatgtaagaatctatatttatctttaaagaCTCGTGCAGTGCTGAGCACATGTCTCACCTTCATGAAAATTATATAGTTATCCACACAGAAAAACCATAGACTTATAtcgtttttatacgaccgcaaaatttgaaaaaaatttcgtcgtatattgctatcacgttggcgtcgtcgtctgcgtcgtcgtcgttgtcgtcgtcgtcgttgtcgttgtcgtcgtcgtcgtcgtcgttgtcgtcgtcgtcgtcgtccgaatacttttagttttcgcactcttactttagtaaaagagaaaagaaaactatgaaattttaacacaaggtttatgaccacaaaaggaaggttggtattgattttgtgagttttggttccaacagtttaggaataaggggccaaaaagggcccaaataagcattttctttgttttcgcactataactttagtttaagttaatagaaatctatgaaattttgacacaaggtttatgaccacaaaagaacggttgggattgattttgggagttttggttttaacagtttaggaattaggggccaaaaaagggcccaaataagcattattctaggttttcgcacaattactttagtttaagtaaatagaaatcaatgaaatttaaacacaatgtgtatgaccacaaaaggaaggttggtattgattttgggagtttaggtcccaacagtttaggaattaggggccaaaaagggacccaaataagcatttttcttggttttagcaccgtaacgttagtataagtaaatagaaatctatgaaatttaaacacaaggtttatgaccatgagaggaaggttggtattgattttgggagttttggtcccaacagtttaggaataaggggcccaaagggtccaaaattaaactttgtttgatttcatcaaaattgaataatttgggttctttgatatgccgaatctaactgtgtatgtagattcttaacttttggtcccgttttcaaattggtctacattacggtccaaagggtccaaaattaaacttagtttgattttgacaaaaattgaaatcttcgagttctttgatatgctgaatccaaacatgtacttagatttttgattatgggcccagttttcaagttggtccaaatcaggatctaaaattattatatttagtattgtgcaatagcaagtcttttcaattgcacagtattgcgcaatggcaagaaatatctaattgcacaatattgtgaaatagcaaattttttttaaattagagttatctttctttgtctagaatagtaagcaagaaatatctaattgcacaatattgtgcaatagcaataattttttatacgaccgcaaattttgaaaaaaatttcgtcgtatattgctatcacgttggcgtcgtcgtcgtcgtcgtcgtcgtcgtccgaatacttttagtttttgcactctaactttagtaaaagtgaatagaaatctatgaaattttaacacaaggtttatgaccataaaaggaaggctggtattgattttggaagttttggtccgaacattttaggaattaggggccaaaaagggcccaaataagcattttcttggtttttcgcactataactttagtttaagttaatagaaatctatgaaattttgacacaaggtttatgaccacaaaagaaaggttgggattgattttgggagttttggttttaacagtttaggaattaggggccaaaaaagggcccaaataagcattattcttggttttcgcacaataactttagttaaagtaaatagaaatcaatgaaatttaaacacaatgtttatgaccacaaaaggaaggttggtattgattttgggagtttcggtcccaacagtttaggaattaggggccaaaaagggacccaaataagcgtttttcttggtttttgcaccatagcgttagtataagtaaatagaaatctatgaaatttaaacacaaggtttatgactataaaaggaaggttggtattgattttgggagttttggtcccaactgttaaggaaaaaggggcccaaagggtccaaaattaaactttgtttgatttcatcaacattgaataattggggttctttaatatgccaattctaactgtgtatgtagattcttaatttttggtcctgttttcaaattggtctacattaaggtccaaagggtccaaaattaaacttagtttgattttaacaaaaattgaaaccttggagttctttgatatgctgaatctaaaaatgtatttagatttttgattattggcccagttttcaagttggcccaaatcgaggtccaaaattaaacattgtttgatttcatcaaaaattgaataattggggttctttgatatgccaaatctaactgtgtatgtagattcttaatttttggtccagttttaaaattggtctaaattaaagtgcaaagggtccaaaattaaactaagttcgattttaacaaaaattaaattcttgggcctctttgatatgctgaatctaaacatgtacttagatttttgattatgggcccagttttaaagttggtccaaatcaggatctaaaattattatattaagtattgtgcaatagcaagtcttttcaattgcacagtattgtgcaatggcaagaaataattaatttcacaatattgtgaaatagcaaatttttttttaattaagagttatcattctttgtccagtatagtaagcgaGAAATATcttcaagaattttttttaattggagttatctttctttgtccagaatcaacttaaatctttgttatatacaatatacaatgtatattcactttttactaccaactgataaatttaaataatctttaccatttagtgataacaagcagtttttttacatcttaattttaaatgagtagtaattgttgcaaactccattagaatattttaattgaaattagttttggaataagggaaagggggatgtgattaaaaaattgggttcaatttttatcatttgaaatttcataaataaaaagaaaatttcttcaaacatttttttgagaggattaatattcaacagcatagtgaattgctctaagagaaaacaaaaattttaagttcatttgaatactaTAGATGATAGGCAACGATAACAACAACTATTCAGCCATTACATTTTATCTAGAAGTTCGTATTTCCGCCCAAGGCGACGTCACTGACAATACGACGTCGACAATAAACGTACAATAGTTGGAACGTTATGTTCCCGCGATAATCTCAACATACTGGGGCCgcgaaaaagtaaaaattatcaCAGTTTTCTAAAATTCTCAATTGTCCATTGATAAATCGTTTCACTGATAAATAACTGTCCATCAATAAATAATATCACTTTGAAATTGTCTCTCGCgttgtgtttttctttgtaatacTGAGCAAATCATATAAAACGGAAATTATATTTAGCGattaaattcaattaaagtctctcatgaaataaaataaaattcaactttGCACTAAACGTGTAATTGTTTATGTTCATCGATTACATCACTGGTGAATCCACTTCTGTATCGTCTCTCGGGCCTTTAGGCTAGCTTTTCGTTTCGGTCTGTTCTCCATATGTTCCTGTTCATCAATTGGAACGTTAGAATTGTTTGTCATCGTTTGTGTTACTTCCAACGGATATAATTTGCGATCGGTCTTGTAGTTTCTCCTGTGTTGGTCCTAAGAAATTCACGTAACAATATATGGTATTCGGATTTCCATCTTTTCCTTTTTCTGCAGTTGTTAACTATTCTGATACGAGTGGTGCTCGATTTCCTATGTACTGGATGATTAGGATTGGCTTTTCTTGAAATTTCTGTTGTTTCAGTCACCTTCTTCCTGAATCGCCGTCCTTTCTGTTCTTGTATAATTTCTCCGTACCCATTCAACATATCTGGGGTTTTAATGAGGTTTGTAGTGACGTTTTGTGTCCTTTTTTTCGTAACGGTTGAATTTGTAGGTAATTCATCAGAGTTTTCTTTCCATGCTAACCTAGCGAAGGctttaatatatgtattatcttCTTCGATCTCCTTACTATTGATTCCTATAGACTTCGAATTCCAAAGTTTCTCTGGATTGTATTCAACAGCAACGTGTGAAATATTAAGCGTGTGATCGTTCGACGTGTTCAACTCTTTACCGTATGTAGGTCCTGAAAGCAAATATCCGATCTTAGATTTCACGGCTGTCGGACCGTTTCCACGTACTACATGATCTTCTACAATGTCCCTGTAGTGATCTGCGCCTACTAGCAACGATATCTGGAATGAATCTTGCTCTGTCGTCGTGTGCGCTAACTTTAAACCACGTAAATATTCATATTCCGTATCAATGTTACTCGTTTGATTCTGTAGAGGCATAGCGATAAAAGGTACTATCAGTACTTTGATTGGCATTACGTGTCCTGCATCGGTTTTCAGGTAGACTGTTGTGTTTTCTAAGTGTCTCGCGGTTTTGTCTTTACCTTCAAATGCCGATAACTGTATAAGTTCTGTTCCCTCTATCTGTAAGTGAAGTTTATTCGCTACTTCCTGCGTTAAAAACGATCTTTGCGCTCCTTCGTCAAGGAGAATGTTTGTATCCATAAAGTGTTGGTTCGCTCCAACTTGTGCTACGGCGGTTTTCAACAGTACATTTGATCGTGATTCTTTcgattttgaaaacaaaatggtagTATCTTGTTCCGTTGTATGACTATCTTTTAccaggtgaacgtttgtcgaaTTCAAAGATGATGGGTTTTGCGGGTTTTGCGGGTTTAGCGGGTTTAGCGGGTTGTTGCTCTGGTTATCATTTGCGCGGAAATTCGTATGCGTTGAAGTATTACCTCCATTTCTATCGCTTTCTTCATTACCTGGTTTTATGGCGTTTGATTTGTGGGCATTACATAAGCTTGTATGGTGTTTTCTGTTacaatatctacatgtattctCAGATTTACATTCGTTAATTTTGTGGTTACCAAGGCAGTTAAAGCATAACTTATCACGTTTAACTATTATCATACGGGATTCTGTGTCGGTTATTTTACTGCACTGGGTAGGTGCGTGTATTTCATGACAAAACACACAAGGTCTTGTCTCAATATTCTTGACAGATTTGGATTTTGCCAATTTCGCTCCGGCAAAGAAAGACGATGTTGTGGGCAAATGGTTTGTCGACTCTAACTCTTGTCCTGCGTCCATTATATTAATCTCATCTAAAATGCTCCTACGGAGGTCCCGTAATACCCAAGTTTGTATTCTGTGTTCTCGCGCGAGATGTTGTCTGACTTCCCCGGGTAATTTCTTCATAATAATTGGAACAAGTAGAGTGCCGTATGTTTCTTGTGTCTGACCTAAAGCTTCTAATCCCCTGACGTAACTTTCCATTTTATCGTAAAAGCTTCGTAAGCTTGTTATCTGATTTCTAGGCGAAGGGATTTCTAATAATGCCTGCATGTATGCATTTATGATTTTGTCCTGTTGACCGAACCTCTCTTTTAATAAGTTTACGGCTTCATCATAGTTTACATTTGTAAGTGCGAACCCCGCTATAGAATCTAGTGCTTCATGTTCTAGCTGTGCTTTCAAGTAATTgaatttttgtacatttgtaagTGACAAGTTAAGGTGTACGGCCGACTCATATGAGTCCCAGAAAGTTTGCCATTCTAAGATGTTCCCTGAGAATATTGGAAGCGAAAGTTTGGGTAGGCGGTGACTACTAGCTGACGAAAATGAACTTTGCTGTGTGTTGAACGTATGACTGGCTTGTACAGATGGGTTCTCAAACGACTGTGCGTTGTGTGGGTTGGCTATGTTGTGCGTTGGTACAAACGGTATAGTTTCTGGATTTAAAGTGTGGGTTGTTGTATGTGAATCAATATGACGGGACTGTGGTGTTTGGACATTTTGTATGCACTTACGTATGTGGCGAATCTTTGTTTCCATATCCACTGAATATTCATCTGAATCCACTATCTCATTTTCCACATCTTCCGGTTCTGTTAACTTTAGAATTTGTTCGTTTAAGTCCTCaaacaatgtttgtttttgcaCTAGTTTTCCGAGTGTTGCAATAACTTCTTCTTCGTCGAAATTCGAATTCTCCTTTGCTTCATCTAATCTTCGGAATAATCTGGTAACAGCGCTTCTGTTCCCCGATCGGACTGATTTCAATTTTACGAGATCCATTGGTCAAGGCACCATAAATATAGATGATAGGCAACGATAACAACAACTATTCAGCCATTACATTTTATCTAGAAGTTCGTATTTCCGCCCAAGGCGACGTCACTGACAATACGACGTCGACAATAAACGTACAATAGTTGGAACGTTATGTTCCCGCGATAATCTCAAcaaatacattcattctgtgtcagaaacctatgctgtgtcaactatttaatcacaatccaaatttagagcggaatccagcttgaatgttgtgtccatacttgccccaaccgttcagggttcaacctctgcggtcgtataaagctacgccctgcggagcatctggttttaattggagttatctttctttgtccagaatcaacttaaatatttgttatatacaatata comes from the Mytilus trossulus isolate FHL-02 chromosome 3, PNRI_Mtr1.1.1.hap1, whole genome shotgun sequence genome and includes:
- the LOC134710669 gene encoding uncharacterized protein LOC134710669, which codes for MDLVKLKSVRSGNRSAVTRLFRRLDEAKENSNFDEEEVIATLGKLVQKQTLFEDLNEQILKLTEPEDVENEIVDSDEYSVDMETKIRHIRKCIQNVQTPQSRHIDSHTTTHTLNPETIPFVPTHNIANPHNAQSFENPSVQASHTFNTQQSSFSSASSHRLPKLSLPIFSGNILEWQTFWDSYESAVHLNLSLTNVQKFNYLKAQLEHEALDSIAGFALTNVNYDEAVNLLKERFGQQDKIINAYMQALLEIPSPRNQITSLRSFYDKMESYVRGLEALGQTQETYGTLLVPIIMKKLPGEVRQHLAREHRIQTWVLRDLRRSILDEINIMDAGQELESTNHLPTTSSFFAGAKLAKSKSVKNIETRPCVFCHEIHAPTQCSKITDTESRMIIVKRDKLCFNCLGNHKINECKSENTCRYCNRKHHTSLCNAHKSNAIKPGNEESDRNGGNTSTHTNFRANDNQSNNPLNPLNPQNPQNPSSLNSTNVHLVKDSHTTEQDTTILFSKSKESRSNVLLKTAVAQVGANQHFMDTNILLDEGAQRSFLTQEVANKLHLQIEGTELIQLSAFEGKDKTARHLENTTVYLKTDAGHVMPIKVLIVPFIAMPLQNQTSNIDTEYEYLRGLKLAHTTTEQDSFQISLLVGADHYRDIVEDHVVRGNGPTAVKSKIGYLLSGPTYGKELNTSNDHTLNISHVAVEYNPEKLWNSKSIGINSKEIEEDNTYIKAFARLAWKENSDELPTNSTVTKKRTQNVTTNLIKTPDMLNGYGEIIQEQKGRRFRKKVTETTEISRKANPNHPVHRKSSTTRIRIVNNCRKRKRWKSEYHILLREFLRTNTGETTRPIANYIRWK